AAGTACACCCAATGCCCAGAAGAAGGCACCATATGACTACTGAAAAAAGCACAAACCAGTGCAATAGAATGCAGTATTATCAAGACCATtatcattttaaatatattagtATACAAACGCACTCTGAGCACAAGTTCCTACTCCAGACATGGCCATACAGATAGATTATAGAAGCTACATATCCTCAAAATGCAATGAAAATGGACATGTTCAAAGAAAAGTCTAACGTCTAGCCAACAAGCATGGAAGAAGGATTAAAAATTGGGACCACATCAAACATCCATGGATGCGAAAATTGGTATACTCACACTAGACAATAGACATTGAGACTGAGGAGAACTGTACACCAATATGTTAATCAGGAATTTTACCTTCTTATTTGAAGCAGCGGTCGTGGTTCCATCAGTTTTGTCAGCTTCGTTTTTCAAATCAACCCTCAAATCTTCGACGATACTCTTGCTTTCGAGGTCCCAGATTTTAATACTGTTCTCAGTAGCGGCACAGAGCCAGTATCTATTGGGGCTGAAGCAAAGAGAGTGAATTATAGCACCAGCCTCCAGATTATACAGCCTCTTGCCCTCTGCCAAGTCCCACAACAAAATCACTCCATCCTTGCCACCACTAGCGCAGAGCGACCCATCAGGAGATACAGCTACTGTATTCACATAGCCATTGTGCCCCGCCAAGGTGTTTCTAAGCTTGCAATTGGTCAAGTTCCAGACCTTGATGGTTCTATCCCATGAAGCAGACACAATGGTGGGTTGCAGTGTGTTGGGACTGAACCTCACGCAGCTGACCCAATCAGTATGAGCTTCGCCCTCCTGAATTGTGTACTTGCACTCTCCTAATGTATTCCACAGCTTGATGGTGCGATCACGAGATGCCGACACGATCTGGCGATTGTCGATGGAGAATGCCACAGAAAGCACATCCTTGGTGTGGCCCACAAACCTATAGATTACCCACCAGCAAAAAGTTAACAATTTCACATTTGGGTAGCATCACATTGCCAAACTCTAACCAAGAAGAACTCAACTGGCCAAATTCAGCTGCAAATTTTCGCTCTACTATAACTTAACAAAAGGGCCACCATACGGATCTAATTCTAACAGGATGTATCATCGCCCCGCTCGTGACAAGACTCGCATCATGACTAACGGGTTGCCCTTTTTCAATCTCAGCCAGCAACATCACTGCGCAAAAGACATTACTCCCGTTCCACTACACAAATTTTCGGTTTCTATTCCCGAAAACATTCTCATCGAGGAAAACGGCATTACGTGTGAAATGACAATCCCCAACCACAAATCTAAGTACCCAGAAAATAATCAGCTCGGACACATTTGCAGGGAAACATTCTAATTAAAAGCATTCCAGCATTTACCAGATCAGACTACACTAACTACGCTCTACGCATTAACCCAGGAAACCAATCCGGATAAACAAAGCAGTGATTAGCATATCAATGCGCCGAGATTTTAGAAACCAACCTGCGAGCGGATACGCCGGTGGCGAGGTCCCAGAGGCGGAGCTCGCCGTCCCAGGATCCGGAGAGGGCGAACTGGCCGTCGGAGGAGAGGACGACGTCCTGGACGAAGTGGGAGTGGCCGGTGAGCCGGCGGCGGGGGACGCCGTAGACCTTCTCCTCCTTGGTGAGGTGCCAGAGGATGATGGACTTGTCGCGGGAGGAGGTGACGACCATGTCGGAGTTGTCGATCGGGATGGCGATGGCCGTCACCATGTCGGTGTGGGCCCTCATAGTGCCCTTCAGGATTAGTCCCTCCGCCATTGCTCACGGTGGTtccggcgaggaggaggaggaggggggcgGCGGTTCTGCCGGGGGGGCTTTCTTCTTCGGCGAGCTGGAGGCAAAAGGCGCGACCAGAGATGAATGGCTGGATGGAAGCGAGGCTATATACTCCCCTTCCCCTGGGAATTAGGGTTTTGAGGGGAAGGGTCGTGTTGAACCGAATTCAATTAGTATATAAATcgtcatcaaatcaaaatggacgaatgtctttttctttttcaggataTGATTACAAATGGATAATTTCgaccctatatatatatatatatggattttGAGGGGAAGAGTCGTTACTCACGTTAAACCAAATCAGGTTAGTATAAATCGTAATCATTATTTGAAGTAAAATATCTATCAGCAATGGCCAACTCGAGAAATAGAAATCTTTCATTTAGTAATACAAAGGAATCTTAAATGGGAAACTTACTTGGTTAGgctaaatttaagattttttaatttgttaaaagaaaatttaattaatttcttaaacTTATCGATTTGATTCGGTTTCATTCATCGTTTTCATAAATTATAAAGCACAAACCCAACTTATCGATTTAGTTTGGCTTAGTTTCTCGGTTTTTTTATGAATATGGGTccactattttttctttttaagtacgAAAATAATTGTAGAgctttctattattttattatattatctatGAGTTTTACATTGTTTTTCTATGCTACATTAAAATTTGGGCTTATTTTATCCTATCTACATTTGGCTATCCAAATTCTAATTGAGATAGGAAATGATAAAATGTGATTTGAAATCCTTATCCATGGATTGTAAATATATCTCATCATATGATtgaaaaaatctttgaaaatctttgaaCGTCCCATTTCCAATTAGTTCGTCGTGTATGTGAGACTCAAACCCTTCCCGACCGCTATCGTCAACAAGCAACAATGTCTAGGAAGTTGACCTCGGTAGCATGGCACTCGCGATAGACACGAGTTCACAAAGTTCTAGTATGGCCTCCTGAGCAACGGGTAGTCTTCGATCTATTACGTATTAATCAATATTCGAGGCACTTCTTATGGGTCGTGCGGCCAGACTCCACCGCCGAAGAAAGCGGCGGCGACCGCGAATAAGCGGTGGGTGAAGGGCTATAGTCGAGCCTGGCCTTGAATATTCCCCTGGGCTCGGCCCAGTGGGCCTAAGGAATCCAGCCTAAGCCCACCTATGTTAATCAGATCTAATATCCTTTCCTTCGTTTCCTTTTCCCAGTTTCTCTTTTCTGTGATTAAGTGAAATCTGGATTAAAAGTTCGCACCTCACAGTAAGTTCACTCTCAAAAatgggcaaaaagaaaaaggacatttTATCAGGCAGTAACGGAGAACCAAGAATTTGAGGGAGCGGCGtgacaagaattttttttatgaaaaataacatatatgtaaattttaattcttttgcaAAAGAATCTATTAgattatatgaatttttttttacctaggGAGTGGGGACTACCACCAACCCTCGAGGTCCGCCAAATGTCGCCTAGACCACTAGACTTCGCAGCTATAATTCATATTGGATATTCACACCTTAGCGGAAAGAGAATTAGGACTTTTTATGGTAATGTTTAGAAGAGTAGCGGATGGATGGCCCTCTCCTTTGTATTTGCATAGCCTTAGCGAAAGAAGTGGTATATTTTAATACTTTAACTATCTTCGAGAAGACAACTTATTCAACAACAGTCCATTTGcttcaatgaaaaatgaataatttaaaacttatttttcttaaaagtaatcgtttctattattttaaataattattgagtGAAAAATGTTATAATTATTGACAACAgtttatgtttaaatatatttgtggacgatgaaaatattttttatttattcatttatataagcaataaaaaaattgttttaaagaaaaattgaattattcatttttgcaaaatgattaTGTGCACATAGATACAATATTCTCTCGATTTTAAGTGCTTAAGATGAAAATACATTTTACGTGGTTTAATTTCGACAAATAGCTTGTGGTCGTTTTTCAGTGCATAAGTCAAACTGTGCATGAGAAAATAGCCAAAAATTTGAGGTTGACGTTGGACTGGAAACAtgattagtttaaattagaattaataattgttttagttttttttctttttcattctcaattaagataaatgGCTTTCTTGAAAATACGTACTACATTTCTTTCAAACTGTATGTCATGTTTCTCTTTTTATGTTATTGGGAAATCACCAATTCAATATAAACaaattgtaaatatatcaattcaattatgaaCTTTTTGATCATGCCAACATGTTctaaatttttgcacaaaactTAATGTGGTTACTCTAACCAATTACTAACATGGCCATGCATGTAGGACATCATTTCAAGTAAAGTTATCCATGTTACAAAGCCACATAAGATGGCTGCCGATGACTGAACGCCATATTAGTATTTTTCCAATATTGTAATTTTGCATAAAGATTAAGTACAACATTAacgaaattaaaagatttataatagAATTAACATTCGTTTATGACTAATTTGGTAATCGCCCCTATGTTTTCTTAGCCTTTCGTGGAATAGAAGTTTCACACATTACATgtatttcaataaattgtttgGGATACTTTGTACAATTGGAGATtaagaattatgaatttttacgACAGTAAACgtgattagaaaaattagtgACTTGGTCAGTGGGTCAAAATAAGGTGAAGTAATTGTGTTTTACCCCTTGCAAATATGTTCATTTTCTAACCTTTCGAGTATTCATGATTTAAACTAGTCGTCCCTTATGGATTGAATGTCGCAAACGGTATCTTAAAAAGGTAGGAGCTCCATTCCATCGTCGCAACTGTAAACATATGACTATTTTAACCCATTTTAGCACTTCACATGAACCCTCCTTTCTCAAATTTCATCATTGAGATAATTGAGATAATTGAGATATTTTTCGACCATATAAGGTCTCGCTTGTATTGGTCCTAATACAAACCCAAACATAAAACCATAAGAGAGATAATTAGGGCACTTCACTTGTATCATCACTTAAATGCGTCACAAATCTTAAATTCAAGGTCGTCATATTACAAGTCTACATTGCCTCTAAAAAATGCGAAAGACTTCACCCTTACAACATAATCGCACAAGCTTCAAAAGGACAACTCTCTCTGTCTGCCAAACGGCTTAAAAACAGACATTTTTCTATCAATAAATACACTTCAAAATCCTCCAACTGGAGTTCCTGCATCTTCAAGATCATCCATTCCTGCTCGAAGCTCTGACTAAATCGAACCCTGGACTAACAGAGAagaaatggtaaaaaaaaaagtttaaaaatcatGCAGTATCTACAAGCCATAACATTGACTGCCCTTGGTCAAAACTGAACGTGCTATCGAAATCACCGAGGAGCACAGAGACCAGTTTGACCAAAAAAGAGAACTTGAAATAGTTGATGAAAAGCATCTGTTAATACCAATTTCTTTTACATCCACTTGAATCTCATACCTATCCCATTTAAACAACCACAAATTGTTCTCCGAATATAGGTCAAGAAAGGCGAGATCACAATAAAGACACTCAGTCCTAAAACACCAACTGAGCAACTTCCCAGCAAGAAACAATGACAAGatgtaaaaatgaaaacaaacaaTAAATTCCATCCTAGAAGCATGATCCCATTTTGTTTCAAAGAAAACGACGTTCTTCGAAGGCCAAAGATTTCAATATTTCGTGAAAGAAATAGGGGCGTCTCTTAGTTCGAAACCAGAGTGTAAGATTAACCTAACctaaccgagagagagagagagagagagattcaccAGATCTGAGGATCCTGAGACGGGATCCAGAAAAACGTTCATTCAAAGAAACCCCATTGGCTAGGACACAAGAACGGTCAGTTAACAGTTACACAGACATCATGCGAGAGTATCTAGGAAGGAGCAGCATGCCCAGTCATCGTTCAGGACACACCTCACATGAAGCAATCTTTACAGCTCCCATAAATGTTTTTGACTGGGCTAGATccagaaaaggcaaaagaaaattgcGAAAACTCCAATACAAAAGAGGGCGACTAAAATGTTTTTCCGACTATCTCTTCGGTTTAAAGAACCAGATCTGATAAACGCCATGAAAATCTACTGCCGAAAGATTAACACGATGAAAAAATAGATCATCAAGCCAAAAAGTCACCAAGATTAtctcatgagagagagagagagagagagagagagaggtggaagATTACGAAAGAAGTGTAGAGCTCCCTTCAATCCAAAAAAGGATTCAGACCAAAAAGGGCAAGTGAAGCTCCTGGCATATGCAAGCCACAAGCCTATCccaacttttcttccttctttgtgtcttcttcatctctttttttccttctcttttgggGCATTCGTTCGCGAATGAATGGATTTAATGGGATAGGAGTGTGGGATCCATAGACCAGCAGCTCAACTCACCCAGCCAAGAACCTCTATCGGACTTAAAGGAGCTCCAGACTCCCTCTACACCAATCCCCGCTCTCTTCACACGCTAACCCTAGAAACCAGTCAAAACCAGAGAAATCAAGAATAACTTCAATATCACCACATGAAACCCTCGCAGATCTTCAAACcctagcgagagagagagagagagagagcaggaagagaaagaaatgaaggGTAACTGGCAAGACCCAAGATGCAGACCAGCGTGAAGAACTTGAGAAACTGttaggaagaaaagagaggactCAACAAGGATTAGTGACAGTAGAACAAACGAAACAAGGGAAAAGGCAAAAGAGGGTTCAAGAGAAGCACCAACTACAAGTCAGAGGAACCCTATCTAGCAGCTACGAGGGCCTcacgtctctccctctctctctctctctctccttaaaAGCTTAAAATGACCAAAATCAACCTTAGAAAAGATGATAAGTTAGCTAGAAAGAAGCTATGGTGGAAAAAGGAGAGGGTGACGGGAGACCGTTTATAGtggttttgggga
The sequence above is drawn from the Eucalyptus grandis isolate ANBG69807.140 chromosome 11, ASM1654582v1, whole genome shotgun sequence genome and encodes:
- the LOC104425826 gene encoding guanine nucleotide-binding protein subunit beta-like protein, with the protein product MAEGLILKGTMRAHTDMVTAIAIPIDNSDMVVTSSRDKSIILWHLTKEEKVYGVPRRRLTGHSHFVQDVVLSSDGQFALSGSWDGELRLWDLATGVSARRFVGHTKDVLSVAFSIDNRQIVSASRDRTIKLWNTLGECKYTIQEGEAHTDWVSCVRFSPNTLQPTIVSASWDRTIKVWNLTNCKLRNTLAGHNGYVNTVAVSPDGSLCASGGKDGVILLWDLAEGKRLYNLEAGAIIHSLCFSPNRYWLCAATENSIKIWDLESKSIVEDLRVDLKNEADKTDGTTTAASNKKVIYCTSLNWSADGSTLFSGYNDGVIRVWGTGRY